The Sphingomonas alpina genome has a segment encoding these proteins:
- a CDS encoding DUF4132 domain-containing protein, whose amino-acid sequence MTGLNEMLYHGLSLMQGNYKVKWEEVIPLKTAFAHFRQVGGTLLDLFALILRRTESEFVTQSVGSWSASDDLAGYLNTYPAAFAEALRLAEPRPRANGVKLAEYHKATSAPEIESVLVAMLTRPFDQNDREIATSALARLAPEQLLNWLQRYLPQADIDTRYGLVQAAGRNGAATILALLAERAKVEKAAKVQAAIQAILEVDAVEEAPPIDGQPNASGYAAIDGSFVTLPPLADLGEPETGSASAEDRAAFMRIVEAIVAHRTSLSEESCDRTRFFHRLDDNDIDATFELMTQGAPLRPGTTYALVSAIRQREDGRAWYAGYLGRLPVGAALRALMANGYSEMRLLTGADTYIRESERFALDRLGHWIADHGIGLREIETANHAAKTGLSFSQAANDPAFNPALHLREILNRQQLSYDRRSVFESLRDLDPRAVWPWLAGNMGVLDEALGLKPAEKPIPLDRALEALELLPRMPQRYFAKLLDIAVSEKRPLRRRAMALLRDGRDLTTRIEALLDDKRQLVRSNAATWLADIRSTASEGALRKRLKNEKSDPVRAALIESLQRMGFDLSDVIGPLTLIAEAEAAFAKAAPNLPAWLTANGLPAPHFRDGSTVPQLLVQHWLALAIRLKDPAASGQFGIYLDQLLQDDARTFSNWVLDAWIAFDTHTSSLEEATAYAMANYQQHFSWLCRYTKPPGLREEVIAQMTREKTGELLNSGSEAKGMLALACRADPVFAANRVRWFLKKHGRRSNQAMALLEVLAGIGQPVALQVVIAASVRLKQKSTQARAAEIAERYAEDRGWSFDELADRTVPSAGFDDDGVLELPSGEDGKLYTARLDAMLAIHLFNPDDKAVKSLPAGDDEATRESKKAFAGAKKELAQVIELQGTRLFEAMCVERAWPVADWRLAFHEHPVMRRLVERLVWQGLNEDGHPLGLFRPTQEGDFTDAGDNPVDIDGFAKVRLAHGALTDEATCRAWAGHLKDYEIKPFLAQFDTLRAPLSAEQGEAEAILDRQGWKADSLTFRGAAEKRGYERIMRDGGGCHEYEKKFPSHGITATIFHTGSHAVDENNPLALKELHFTKQGHRGTYRIKDVPPVMLAECWADYHAVAARGAFDPEWEKLSPW is encoded by the coding sequence GTGACCGGGCTGAACGAAATGCTGTATCACGGGCTGTCTCTCATGCAGGGCAATTACAAGGTTAAGTGGGAGGAAGTGATTCCACTCAAGACCGCCTTTGCCCATTTCCGGCAAGTCGGCGGCACCTTGCTGGACCTGTTTGCGCTGATCCTGCGTCGAACGGAAAGCGAGTTCGTTACGCAATCGGTCGGCAGCTGGTCCGCCAGCGACGACCTTGCCGGTTATCTCAACACCTATCCCGCCGCCTTTGCCGAAGCGCTGCGCCTTGCCGAACCGAGGCCCCGCGCAAACGGCGTAAAGCTGGCCGAATATCACAAAGCAACATCGGCGCCGGAGATCGAGTCGGTCCTGGTCGCCATGTTGACCCGGCCGTTCGATCAAAATGACCGCGAAATCGCTACGTCCGCGCTTGCCCGGCTCGCCCCGGAACAACTCCTGAACTGGCTCCAACGCTACCTTCCGCAGGCGGATATCGATACGCGTTACGGCCTTGTCCAAGCAGCGGGACGCAATGGCGCGGCAACAATTCTCGCCCTTCTGGCCGAACGCGCGAAGGTCGAAAAGGCGGCCAAGGTGCAAGCCGCAATTCAGGCAATCCTAGAGGTCGACGCGGTTGAGGAAGCGCCGCCCATCGATGGCCAACCCAATGCATCCGGTTATGCCGCTATCGACGGCAGCTTCGTGACCCTGCCCCCGCTCGCGGATTTGGGCGAGCCCGAGACGGGCTCAGCCAGCGCGGAGGACCGCGCCGCCTTCATGCGGATCGTCGAGGCGATCGTTGCGCATCGCACCAGCCTGTCCGAGGAGAGCTGCGACCGAACCCGCTTCTTTCATCGCCTTGACGATAACGATATCGACGCGACCTTTGAACTGATGACGCAGGGGGCGCCACTGCGTCCCGGCACGACCTACGCCCTCGTCAGCGCTATCAGGCAACGCGAGGACGGACGTGCATGGTATGCGGGCTATCTCGGACGGCTGCCGGTTGGCGCGGCATTGCGGGCGCTGATGGCCAATGGTTACAGCGAAATGCGCCTTTTGACCGGTGCCGACACCTATATCCGGGAAAGCGAGCGGTTCGCGCTGGATCGCCTCGGCCACTGGATTGCAGACCATGGCATTGGGCTGCGCGAGATCGAAACCGCCAATCACGCGGCAAAGACGGGACTATCCTTTTCGCAGGCGGCGAACGATCCCGCGTTCAACCCGGCTTTGCACTTGCGCGAAATTCTCAACCGGCAACAGCTGAGTTACGACCGCCGCAGCGTATTCGAATCGCTCCGGGATCTCGATCCGCGCGCCGTCTGGCCTTGGCTAGCCGGCAACATGGGCGTTCTCGACGAAGCCTTGGGCCTGAAGCCGGCCGAAAAACCGATCCCGCTCGACCGCGCGCTGGAGGCGCTGGAACTGCTCCCGCGGATGCCGCAACGCTATTTCGCAAAGCTTCTGGACATCGCAGTGTCGGAAAAACGCCCGCTGCGACGTCGGGCCATGGCGCTGCTTCGCGACGGCCGAGATCTGACAACACGCATAGAGGCATTGCTCGACGACAAGCGCCAGCTGGTGCGGAGCAACGCCGCGACATGGCTCGCCGACATCCGGTCGACGGCCAGCGAAGGCGCGTTGCGCAAGCGCCTGAAGAACGAGAAATCCGATCCGGTTCGCGCGGCGCTGATCGAAAGCCTGCAGCGCATGGGCTTCGACCTTTCCGACGTGATTGGCCCTCTCACGCTGATCGCCGAGGCCGAAGCAGCCTTCGCCAAGGCCGCGCCGAACCTGCCCGCCTGGCTCACCGCCAACGGACTTCCCGCACCGCACTTCCGCGATGGCTCCACCGTTCCGCAGTTGCTCGTGCAGCACTGGCTGGCATTGGCGATCCGGCTCAAGGATCCGGCCGCCAGCGGACAGTTCGGAATCTACCTCGACCAGTTGCTGCAAGACGATGCACGGACCTTTTCGAACTGGGTATTGGATGCCTGGATTGCCTTCGATACCCACACCTCGTCGCTCGAAGAGGCCACTGCCTACGCCATGGCGAACTACCAGCAGCATTTTTCGTGGCTGTGCCGTTACACCAAGCCGCCCGGATTGCGCGAGGAAGTGATCGCGCAAATGACCCGGGAAAAAACAGGCGAGTTGCTCAACTCGGGCTCCGAGGCCAAGGGCATGCTCGCCCTTGCCTGCCGCGCCGATCCAGTCTTTGCCGCCAACCGGGTACGCTGGTTCCTGAAGAAGCATGGGCGACGCTCCAACCAAGCGATGGCGCTGCTGGAAGTGCTGGCCGGAATCGGCCAGCCCGTGGCGCTGCAAGTGGTGATCGCCGCCTCGGTCCGGCTCAAGCAGAAGAGCACTCAGGCCCGCGCCGCCGAGATCGCCGAACGCTATGCCGAAGATCGCGGCTGGAGTTTCGATGAACTGGCTGACCGCACCGTGCCCAGCGCCGGGTTCGATGACGACGGTGTATTGGAACTGCCCAGCGGCGAGGATGGGAAGCTCTACACCGCCCGACTCGATGCCATGCTGGCGATCCATCTGTTCAATCCGGACGACAAGGCGGTGAAGAGCCTGCCCGCAGGGGACGACGAAGCCACCCGGGAATCGAAAAAGGCCTTCGCCGGGGCCAAGAAAGAACTGGCACAGGTCATCGAACTTCAAGGTACCCGCCTGTTCGAAGCGATGTGCGTCGAACGCGCCTGGCCGGTGGCCGATTGGCGGTTGGCCTTCCATGAACATCCGGTAATGCGCCGGCTGGTCGAGCGACTGGTCTGGCAGGGGCTGAACGAGGACGGCCATCCGCTCGGGCTATTCCGGCCAACCCAGGAGGGCGATTTCACCGATGCCGGAGACAATCCGGTCGATATCGACGGCTTCGCCAAGGTCCGGCTGGCCCATGGCGCGTTAACCGACGAAGCGACCTGCCGGGCTTGGGCTGGCCACCTCAAGGACTATGAGATCAAACCCTTCCTCGCCCAGTTCGACACCCTGCGCGCGCCGCTTTCCGCCGAACAGGGCGAAGCCGAGGCAATTCTCGACCGCCAGGGCTGGAAGGCCGACAGCCTGACGTTCCGGGGTGCAGCGGAGAAACGCGGCTACGAACGAATCATGCGCGATGGCGGCGGTTGCCACGAGTATGAGAAGAAGTTCCCCAGCCACGGCATCACCGCCACGATCTTCCACACCGGCTCCCATGCCGTGGACGAGAACAACCCGCTCGCACTCAAGGAACTTCATTTCACCAAACAAGGCCATCGCGGGACCTATCGCATCAAGGACGTCCCACCGGTGATGCTGGCCGAGTGCTGGGCCGACTATCATGCAGTCGCCGCCAGGGGCGCATTCGATCCGGAGTGGGAGAAACTCTCGCCCTGGTGA
- a CDS encoding VWA domain-containing protein, translating into MTGAERRADRALDYLYAREMEKRGLRRDKNGGGRGGSLDPSQLTPLGWLGELRDLFPQSVCETVQAHAIDNLGMAELVKDPAVLDALEPNKDLLKSLIAYKGLADPAMREKIRDVARKIVEDIVRRLRPRVEAALAGRPNRFRRSQLKSMQNFDWRATIRDNLKNWDATRGVIVADRLRFYGRSRRRLPWTIILCVDQSGSMLASTIYAAVMASILTALPAVDVKLIVFDTAIVDLSSESHDPVEVLMSVQLGGGTNIAAAMEYCEKLVTQPTRTVFVLVSDFEEGGSVPRMLAAAQRMASARVTLLGLGALSDDAAPVYDRRMAERLAERGMQIAALTPDRFAEWIGSVIA; encoded by the coding sequence ATGACTGGAGCAGAGCGCCGTGCCGATAGAGCGCTCGACTATCTCTATGCCCGCGAGATGGAGAAACGCGGCCTGCGACGAGACAAGAATGGCGGGGGACGCGGTGGGTCGCTCGATCCAAGCCAGCTGACGCCGCTCGGTTGGCTCGGCGAGTTGCGCGATCTCTTCCCTCAGTCGGTCTGCGAAACGGTGCAAGCGCATGCGATCGACAATCTCGGCATGGCGGAACTGGTCAAGGATCCTGCGGTGCTTGATGCGCTCGAGCCGAACAAGGACCTGCTCAAGTCGCTGATCGCGTACAAGGGGCTCGCCGATCCGGCGATGCGCGAGAAGATCCGCGACGTGGCGCGCAAGATCGTCGAGGATATCGTCCGGCGCCTGCGTCCGCGCGTCGAGGCAGCGCTGGCGGGGCGCCCCAATCGCTTCCGTCGAAGTCAGCTCAAGTCGATGCAGAATTTCGACTGGCGCGCCACGATCCGCGACAATCTCAAGAATTGGGATGCGACACGCGGCGTGATCGTCGCTGATCGCCTGCGCTTCTATGGTCGCAGCCGGCGGCGACTGCCTTGGACGATCATCCTGTGCGTCGACCAATCGGGGTCGATGCTGGCTTCCACCATCTACGCCGCGGTCATGGCCTCGATCCTCACCGCCCTGCCCGCGGTCGATGTGAAGCTGATTGTCTTCGATACCGCGATCGTCGACCTGTCCAGCGAATCGCATGACCCGGTCGAGGTCCTGATGTCGGTACAGCTGGGCGGCGGCACCAACATCGCCGCGGCGATGGAGTATTGCGAGAAATTGGTCACCCAGCCGACCCGTACCGTCTTCGTCCTCGTCAGCGATTTCGAGGAGGGCGGATCCGTGCCGCGCATGCTCGCCGCGGCGCAGCGCATGGCATCGGCCCGGGTCACGCTGCTGGGGCTCGGCGCGCTCAGCGATGATGCCGCCCCGGTCTATGACCGGCGCATGGCCGAGCGGCTGGCAGAACGCGGAATGCAGATTGCAGCGCTCACGCCCGACCGGTTCGCCGAGTGGATCGGGAGCGTGATCGCGTGA